TTTTGCTAATCTTTTGAAGGTTTTTCAGAATTGCGATCGCCTGATGTTATTGATTAGTTTAGCAATGGTGATTCCCATTACTTTGATTACCTCATGGCGGTTACAGCAGCTAGTACCACGGCGTACTTTGGGTTTTTTGGAGGCTAATCGTTTGATTTTGGGTGCTAGCGTGCTGAATATGATTTTACCCTCAAAGATGGGAGATCTTGCCAAGTCCTATTTTATGGCTGAACGTTCTAATATAAGTGGTAGCTTGGCTTTGTCTATTTCTATTTTTGAGAAGGCTTGTGACTTGCTTTCCCTGCTGCTGTGGTGCGTTTTTGGCTTAATTTTATATCCAGCCAAAGATAGCTTATTTTGGATCATGACCGCAGGTGTGGCGATCGGCTTAATTATGGGAATATTGCTATTAAGCTCGCAACAATTTGCCGAGTTATTTTTCAAATTAGGTATTAGAATTGCACCCAAATCTATCAAAACCAAGCTCCAAAAAATGCAGG
This DNA window, taken from Pleurocapsa sp. FMAR1, encodes the following:
- a CDS encoding lysylphosphatidylglycerol synthase transmembrane domain-containing protein, whose amino-acid sequence is MNFKRFISLVISVAILLYIYTQIDFANLLKVFQNCDRLMLLISLAMVIPITLITSWRLQQLVPRRTLGFLEANRLILGASVLNMILPSKMGDLAKSYFMAERSNISGSLALSISIFEKACDLLSLLLWCVFGLILYPAKDSLFWIMTAGVAIGLIMGILLLSSQQFAELFFKLGIRIAPKSIKTKLQKMQAAWGEMHDYFWHNKQQLLLITSTSIFIWFLHLLQIWLFILALKAVTPFIISLALSPLAILAGLLPLTFAGIGTRDAAIIYFYQDYFSQATGAALGLLCTSRYFIPALIGLPFLSQMLGAVNQKTKDNYTKSD